The Argentina anserina chromosome 3, drPotAnse1.1, whole genome shotgun sequence genome includes a region encoding these proteins:
- the LOC126789266 gene encoding cyclin-T1-3-like isoform X1: MASFLSGDSSNFAVSESSCYRQTEDKEEGGSWYFSRKEIEENSPSKVDGIDLKKEAYLRKSYCTFLQDLGMRLKVPQVTIATAIIFCHRFYVCQSHARNDRRTIATVCMFLAGKVEETPRPLKDVILVSYDIIHKKDPAAAQRIKQKEVYEQQKEMILTGERVVLGTLAFDFNVHHPYKPLVEAIKKFKVAQNALAQVAWNFVNDGLRTSLCLQFKPHHIAAGAIFLAAKFLKVKLPSDGEKVWWQEFDVTPRQLEEVSNQMLELYEQNRFPSSDDVESTVASSAKTKSRLEQQDLGHGSSVNLNEASSNSHLQGGGTRSGTTRPTSRPASEQSYVENDGPARTTQSQSNDNRSAGLTGALDQNMQVEDPQHSRIGEAQNFSRSVSEGRSEEGQEREINDRKGEIREGGDKQFGRNLDNTHSALGRSPQEAIKKLDKEKVRAALEKRRKATADVTRKTDVLDEDDLIERELEDGIELAGGSEKNKRDRKQSWFKPLHRQEHESLHQGRHREGVGDGGPRFSTFEEGELSAFEAGHGIPSPKSSSRKRKEGSPLEIVGEKKQRHDYRHNHLDHTTENNNRVGRVGHSERDNKRALQENHV, from the exons ATGGCTTCCTTTTTGTCTGGCGATTCTTCTAATTTTGCTGTTAGCGAAAGTAGTTGCTATAGACAGACTGAGGATAAAGAGGAAGGAGGCTCTTGGTACTTTTCCAGGAaggaaattgaagaaaattccCCATCTAAAGTAGATGGTATAGATTTAAAGAAAGAGGCATATCTACGAAAGTCATACTGTACATTTCTACAAGATTTGGGGATGAGACTTAAAGT ACCCCAGGTAACAATTGCAACAGCCATAATTTTCTGTCATCGTTTCTACGTCTGCCAATCACATGCAAGAAATGATAGAAGG ACCATTGCAACAGTGTGTATGTTTCTCGCCGGTAAGGTTGAAGAAACTCCCCGGCCTCTGAAAGATGTTATCCTTGTCTCCTATGATATTATTCATAAGAAGGATCCTGCAGCAGCTCAAAGAATCAAGCAAAAG GAGGTATATGAACAGCAGAAGGAAATGATTTTAACTGGCGAGAGGGTTGTACTCGGAACTCTTGCTTTTGATTTTAATGTGCACCATCCTTATAAACCCTTGGTGGAGGCAATAAAGAAATTCAAAGTCGCTCAAAATGCCCTCGCTCAAGTTGCATGGAATTTTGTTAATGATGG ACTTCGGACTTCTCTTTGCTTGCAATTTAAGCCCCATCATATTGCAGCTGGTGCCATTTTTCTTGCTGCCAAGTTCCTCAAAGTAAAGCTCCCATCAGATGGCGAGAAGGTCTGGTGGCAAGAGTTTGATGTCACCCCACGCCAATTGGAGG AAGTTAGCAATCAAATGTTGGAACTATATGAACAAAATAGATTTCCATCTTCTGACGATGTTGAAAGCACTGTAGCAAGTTCTGCGAAGACTAAATCCAGGCTGGAGCAACAAGACCTGGGTCATGGATCATCTGTTAACTTGAATGAAGCATCAAGTAACAGTCATTTGCAGGGTGGAGGTACGAGATCTGGAACTACAAGGCCGACATCTAGGCCTGCATCAGAGCAGTCATATGTTGAGAATGATGGCCCTGCTAGAACCACTCAGAGTCAAAGTAATGACAACAGAAGTGCTGGATTGACAGGTGCTTTGGATCAAAATATGCAAGTAGAAGACCCTCAACACTCAAGAATTGGTGAAGCTCAAAATTTTTCAAGGTCTGTGTCTGAGGGACGTAGTGAAGAAGGTCAAGAAAGAGAGATTAATGACAGGAAGGGCGAAATAAGGGAAGGTGGGGACAAACAGTTTGGCCGAAATTTGGATAATACACATAGTGCTCTTGGTCGATCACCTCAGGAAGCTATTAAGAAACTGGACAAGGAAAAAGTAAGGGCAGCACTGGAGAAACGAAGGAAAGCCACTGCCGATGTGACCAGGAAAACAGATGTGCTGGATGAGGATGATCTGATTGAGAGGGAACTGGAAGATGGTATTGAACTGGCTGGTGGGAGTGAGAAAAACAAACGGGACAGAAAGCAAAGCTGGTTCAAGCCCTTACATAGACAAGAACATGAGAGCCTTCATCAGGGAAGACATCGAGAGGGTGTTGGAGATGGTGGACCACGTTTTAGTACTTTTGAAGAAGGTGAGCTATCAGCTTTTGAAGCTGGACATGGAATTCCTTCCCCCAAATCAAGCAGTCGCAAGAGAAAGGAAGGAAGCCCCCTAGAAATTGTTGGAGAAAAGAAACAGAGACATGATTACCGCCATAATCACTTAGACCATACTACTGAAAATAATAACCGGGTTGGCCGAGTTGGTCACAGTGAAAGGGATAACAAAAGAGCTTTACAGGAGAATCATGTCTGA
- the LOC126789266 gene encoding cyclin-T1-5-like isoform X2 translates to MFLAGKVEETPRPLKDVILVSYDIIHKKDPAAAQRIKQKEVYEQQKEMILTGERVVLGTLAFDFNVHHPYKPLVEAIKKFKVAQNALAQVAWNFVNDGLRTSLCLQFKPHHIAAGAIFLAAKFLKVKLPSDGEKVWWQEFDVTPRQLEEVSNQMLELYEQNRFPSSDDVESTVASSAKTKSRLEQQDLGHGSSVNLNEASSNSHLQGGGTRSGTTRPTSRPASEQSYVENDGPARTTQSQSNDNRSAGLTGALDQNMQVEDPQHSRIGEAQNFSRSVSEGRSEEGQEREINDRKGEIREGGDKQFGRNLDNTHSALGRSPQEAIKKLDKEKVRAALEKRRKATADVTRKTDVLDEDDLIERELEDGIELAGGSEKNKRDRKQSWFKPLHRQEHESLHQGRHREGVGDGGPRFSTFEEGELSAFEAGHGIPSPKSSSRKRKEGSPLEIVGEKKQRHDYRHNHLDHTTENNNRVGRVGHSERDNKRALQENHV, encoded by the exons ATGTTTCTCGCCGGTAAGGTTGAAGAAACTCCCCGGCCTCTGAAAGATGTTATCCTTGTCTCCTATGATATTATTCATAAGAAGGATCCTGCAGCAGCTCAAAGAATCAAGCAAAAG GAGGTATATGAACAGCAGAAGGAAATGATTTTAACTGGCGAGAGGGTTGTACTCGGAACTCTTGCTTTTGATTTTAATGTGCACCATCCTTATAAACCCTTGGTGGAGGCAATAAAGAAATTCAAAGTCGCTCAAAATGCCCTCGCTCAAGTTGCATGGAATTTTGTTAATGATGG ACTTCGGACTTCTCTTTGCTTGCAATTTAAGCCCCATCATATTGCAGCTGGTGCCATTTTTCTTGCTGCCAAGTTCCTCAAAGTAAAGCTCCCATCAGATGGCGAGAAGGTCTGGTGGCAAGAGTTTGATGTCACCCCACGCCAATTGGAGG AAGTTAGCAATCAAATGTTGGAACTATATGAACAAAATAGATTTCCATCTTCTGACGATGTTGAAAGCACTGTAGCAAGTTCTGCGAAGACTAAATCCAGGCTGGAGCAACAAGACCTGGGTCATGGATCATCTGTTAACTTGAATGAAGCATCAAGTAACAGTCATTTGCAGGGTGGAGGTACGAGATCTGGAACTACAAGGCCGACATCTAGGCCTGCATCAGAGCAGTCATATGTTGAGAATGATGGCCCTGCTAGAACCACTCAGAGTCAAAGTAATGACAACAGAAGTGCTGGATTGACAGGTGCTTTGGATCAAAATATGCAAGTAGAAGACCCTCAACACTCAAGAATTGGTGAAGCTCAAAATTTTTCAAGGTCTGTGTCTGAGGGACGTAGTGAAGAAGGTCAAGAAAGAGAGATTAATGACAGGAAGGGCGAAATAAGGGAAGGTGGGGACAAACAGTTTGGCCGAAATTTGGATAATACACATAGTGCTCTTGGTCGATCACCTCAGGAAGCTATTAAGAAACTGGACAAGGAAAAAGTAAGGGCAGCACTGGAGAAACGAAGGAAAGCCACTGCCGATGTGACCAGGAAAACAGATGTGCTGGATGAGGATGATCTGATTGAGAGGGAACTGGAAGATGGTATTGAACTGGCTGGTGGGAGTGAGAAAAACAAACGGGACAGAAAGCAAAGCTGGTTCAAGCCCTTACATAGACAAGAACATGAGAGCCTTCATCAGGGAAGACATCGAGAGGGTGTTGGAGATGGTGGACCACGTTTTAGTACTTTTGAAGAAGGTGAGCTATCAGCTTTTGAAGCTGGACATGGAATTCCTTCCCCCAAATCAAGCAGTCGCAAGAGAAAGGAAGGAAGCCCCCTAGAAATTGTTGGAGAAAAGAAACAGAGACATGATTACCGCCATAATCACTTAGACCATACTACTGAAAATAATAACCGGGTTGGCCGAGTTGGTCACAGTGAAAGGGATAACAAAAGAGCTTTACAGGAGAATCATGTCTGA